The following coding sequences are from one Onychostoma macrolepis isolate SWU-2019 chromosome 24, ASM1243209v1, whole genome shotgun sequence window:
- the LOC131533694 gene encoding myosin-7, giving the protein MGDAQMAEFGAAAPFLRKSDIERLEAQTRPFDMKKECFVPDPDEEYIKASIISRDGDKVTCETSKGATVTVKEVDVHPQNPPKFDKIEDMAMFTFLHEPAVLFNLKERYAAWMIYTYSGLFCVTVNPYKWLPVYNQEVVIAYRGKKRSEAPPHIFSISDNAYQYMLSDRENQSILITGESGAGKTVNTKRVIQYFASIAASPSKKETTEKKGTLEDQIIQCNPALEAFGNAKTIRNDNSSRFGKFIRIHFAASGKLASADIETYLLEKSRVTFQLKAERDYHIFYQILSQKKPELLEMLLITANPYDYAFISQGETQVASIDDSDELMATDEAFDVLGFTQEEKNSIYKLIGAIMHYGNMKFKQKQREEQAEADGTEDADKSAYLMGLNSADLIKALCHPRVKVGNEWVTKGQNVQQVYYAIGALSKSVYEKMFLWMVVRINQSLDTKQPRQYFIGVLDIAGFEIFDFNTFEQLCINFTNEKLQQFFNHHMFVLEQEEYKKEGIEWEFIDFGMDLQACIDLIEKPMGIMSILEEECMFPKASDATFKAKLYDNHLGKSNNFQKPRIVKGKPEAHFSLVHYAGTVDYNINNWLVKNKDPLNETVVGLYQKSTMKLLSNLFANYAGADSAAEGGGGKGKEKKKKGSSFQTVSALHRENLNKLMTNLRSTHPHFVRCIIPNETKTPGAMENPLVMHQLRCNGVLEGIRICRKGFPNRILYGDFKQRYRILNPAAIPEGQFIDSRKGAEKLLGSLDIDHNQYKFGHTKVFFKAGLLGTLEEMRDDRLALIITGIQARARGILSRIEFQKIVERRDALLVIQWNVRAFMGVKNWPWMKLYFKIKPLLRSAEAEKEMANMKEEFLKLKEAYAKSEARRKELEEKMVSLLQEKNDLQLQVQTEQDNLCDAEERCEGLIKNKIQLEAKSKELTERLEDEEEMNAELTAKKRKLEDECSELKKDIDDLELTLAKVEKEKHATENKVKNLTEEMAALDEIIAKLTKEKKALQEAHQQTLDDLQSEEDKVNTLTKAKAKLEQQVDDLEGSLEQEKKLRMDLERAKRKLEGDLKLTQESVMDLENDKQQLEERIKKKDFEISQLSSRIEDEQAMAAQLQKKLKELQARIEELEEELEAERAARAKVEKQRADLSRELEEISERLEEAGGATAAQIEMNKKREAEFQKLRRDLEESTLQHEATAATLRKKHADSVADLGEQIDNLQRVKQKLEKEKSELRLELDDVVSNMEQLAKAKANLEKMCRTLEDQMSEYRTKYEEGQRSINDFTMQKAKLQTENGELSRQLEEKDSLVSQLTRGKQSYTQQIEDLKRQLEEEVKAKNALAHAVQSARHDADLLREQFEEEQEAKAELQRSLSKANSEVAQWRTKYETDAIQRTEELEDAKKKLAQRLQDAEEAVEAVNAKCSSLEKTKHRLQNEIEDLMVDVERSNAAAAALDKKQRNFDKVLAEWKQKYEESQSELESSQKEARSLSTELFKLKNSYEESLDHLETMKRENKNLQEEIADLTEQIGESGKSIHELEKIRKQLEQEKSEIQAALEEAEGSLEHEEGKILRAQLEFNQIKAEIERKLAEKDEEMEQSKRNQQRVVDTLQSSLESETRSRNEALRLKKKMEGDLNEMEIQLSQANRQASEAQKQLKGLHGHLKDAQLQLDDALRSNDDLKENIAIVDRRNNLLQAELDELRSLVEQTERGRKLAEQELLDVSERVQLLHSQNTSLLNQKKKLEGDNTQLQTEVEEAVQECRNAEEKAKKAITDAAMMAEELKKEQDTSAHLERMKKNMEQTIKDLQHRLDEAEQIAMKGGKKQVQKLEARVRELENEVELEQRKASESVKGVRKYERRIKELTYQTEEDRKNLSRLQDLVDKLQLKVKSYKRAAEEAEEQANSNLGKFRKLQHELDEAEERADIAESQVNKLRAKSRDTGSKKGHDEE; this is encoded by the exons ATGGGGGATGCCCAGATGGCAGAGTTTGGAGCTGCTGCTCCGTTCCTCAGGAAGTCAGACATAGAGCGTCTGGAGGCCCAAACTCGCCCCTTTGACATGAAGAAAGAATGTTTCGTTCCTGATCCTGATGAGGAGTATATTAAAGCATCTATTATCAGTCGAGATGGTGATAAAGTCACCTGTGAGACTTCAAAGGGAGCG ACAGTAACTGTGAAGGAGGTTGATGTTCACCCTCAGAACCCGCCAAAGTTCGATAAAATTGAGGACATGGCGATGTTCACCTTCCTGCACGAGCCCGCTGTGCTGTTTAACCTCAAAGAGCGTTACGCAGCCTGGATGATCTAC ACCTACTCTGGGCTCTTCTGTGTCACTGTGAACCCCTACAAGTGGCTGCCGGTGTACAACCAGGAAGTCGTCATTGCCTACAGAGGAAAGAAGAGGAGTGAAGCTCCTCCTCACATCTTCTCCATCTCTGACAACGCCTACCAGTACATGCTGTCAG ACAGAGAAAACCAGTCCATTCTTATCAC TGGAGAATCCGGTGCTGGAAAGACTGTGAACACCAAGAGAGTCATTCAGTACTTCGCCAGCATCGCTGCTAGTCCTTCAAAGAAGGAGACCACTGAAAAGAAG GGTACTCTGGAGGATCAAATCATCCAGTGTAATCCTGCTCTGGAGGCTTTTGGAAATGCCAAGACCATCAGAAATGACAACTCATCTCGCTTT GGCAAATTCATTCGCATTCACTTTGCTGCCAGTGGAAAGCTTGCTTCTGCTGATATTGAGACTt ATCTGTTAGAGAAATCTCGTGTGACTTTCCAGCTCAAGGCTGAGAGAGACTATCACATCTTCTACCAGATCCTGTCTCAGAAGAAACCAGAACTTCTGG AGATGCTGCTGATCACAGCAAACCCTTATGATTACGCCTTCATTTCTCAAGGAGAGACGCAAGTGGCCTCTATTGATGATTCAGATGAGTTGATGGCTACAGAT GAAGCGTTTGATGTGTTGGGCTTCACCCAAGAGGAGAAGAACAGCATCTACAAGCTGATTGGTGCCATCATGCACTACGGCAACATGAAGTTCAAGCAGAAGCAACGAGAGGAACAGGCAGAGGCTGATGGGACTGAGG ATGCTGATAAGTCAGCTTATCTGATGGGCCTGAACTCTGCTGATCTCATTAAGGCTCTGTGCCACCCGAGAGTTAAAGTAGGAAATGAGTGGGTCACCAAGGGACAGAATGTCCAGCAG GTGTACTATGCTATTGGAGCTCTTTCCAAATCCGTGTATGAGAAGATGTTCCTCTGGATGGTTGTGAGAATCAACCAATCCCTGGACACCAAACAGCCTCGCCAGTACTTCATTGGTGTGCTGGACATTGCTGGATTTGAGATCTTTGAT TTCAACACCTTTGAGCAGCTGTGCATCAACTTCACTAATGAGAAGCTGCAGCAGTTCTTCAACCACCACATGTTTGTGTTGGAGCAAGAGGAATACAAGAAGGAGGGTATTGAATGGGAGTTCATTGACTTTGGCATGGATTTGCAAGCTTGTATTGATCTCATTGAAAAG CCCATGGGTATCATGTCCATCCTTGAAGAGGAGTGCATGTTCCCCAAAGCCAGTGATGCAACATTCAAAGCTAAGCTTTATGACAACCATTTGGGAAAATCAAACAACTTCCAGAAGCCCAGGATTGTCAAGGGTAAACCAGAGGCCCATTTCTCCCTGGTTCACTATGCTGGCACGGTGGACTACAACATCAATAACTGGCTGGTGAAGAACAAGGATCCTCTTAATGAGACTGTTGTTGGCCTCTATCAGAAATCCACCATGAAACTGCTGTCTAACCTGTTTGCTAATTACGCTGGTGCTGACTCAG CCGCAGAGGGAGGAGGAGGCAAAGGaaaggagaagaagaaaaagggCTCTTCTTTCCAGACGGTGTCTGCTCTTCacagg GAGAACCTGAACAAGCTGATGACCAACTTGAGGTCAACTCACCCTCACTTTGTGCGCTGCATCATCCCCAATGAGACTAAGACTCCCGGGGCGATGGAGAATCCTCTGGTCATGCACCAGCTGCGCTGTAACGGTGTGCTGGAGGGCATCAGAATCTGCAGAAAGGGATTCCCCAACAGGATCCTGTATGGAGATTTCAAGCAGAG ATACCGCATCCTAAACCCTGCTGCTATCCCTGAGGGACAGTTTATTGACAGCAGAAAAGGAGCAGAAAAACTACTGGGCTCTCTAGACATTGATCACAATCAGTACAAGTTTGGCCATACAAAG GTGTTCTTCAAGGCTGGTCTTCTGGGTACTCTTGAAGAGATGCGAGATGACCGTCTTGCTCTCATCATTACTGGTATTCAAGCGAGAGCTCGTGGTATTCTCTCAAGAATTGAGTTTCAGAAGATTGTTGAGCGCAG AGATGCCTTGCTTGTTATCCAGTGGAACGTACGTGCCTTCATGGGTGTCAAGAATTGGCCCTGGATGAAGCTCTACTTCAAGATCAAACCGCTTCTGAGATCTGCTGAAGCAGAGAAAGAAATGGCCAACATGAAGGAAGAATTCCTGAAGTTGAAGGAGGCTTACGCCAAATCTGAAGCCCGTAGAAAAGAGCTTGAAGAAAAAATGGTTTCTCTTCTCCAAGAGAAGAACGACCTACAACTACAAGTGCAAACT GAGCAAGATAATCTTTGCGATGCTGAGGAGAGATGTGAGGGTCTGATCAAGAACAAGATCCAGCTTGAGGCTAAATCCAAAGAGCTGACTGAGAGACTGGAGGATGAAGAAGAAATGAACGCTGAGCTGACTGCAAAGAAACGAAAGCTGGAGGATGAATGTTCTGAGCTCAAGAAGGACATTGATGATCTTGAGCTCACTCTGGCCAAAGTGGAGAAAGAGAAACACGCCACTGAGAACAAG GTTAAAAACCTGACAGAAGAGATGGCAGCTTTGGATGAGATCATTGCTAAGCTGACCAAGGAGAAGAAAGCTCTGCAGGAGGCCCATCAGCAAACACTAGATGACCTCCAGAGTGAGGAAGACAAAGTCAACACTCTCACTAAAGCCAAAGCCAAGCTGGAGCAACAAGTGGATGAT CTTGAGGGTTCCCTGGAACAGGAAAAGAAGCTTCGTATGGATCTGGAGAGAGCAAAGAGGAAGCTTGAGGGAGACTTAAAGTTGACCCAAGAGAGTGTGATGGACCtggaaaatgacaaacaacaacTGGAAGAGAGGATTAAAAA GAAAGATTTTGAGATCAGCCAGCTCAGTAGCAGGATTGAAGATGAGCAGGCAATGGCAGCCCAACTCCAGAAGAAACTGAAAGAGTTGCAG GCCCGTATTGAAGAGCTTGAGGAAGAGCTGGAGGCTGAGAGAGCTGCTCGTGCTAAAGTTGAGAAACAGAGAGCTGATCTGTCCAGAGAACTGGAGGAGATCAGTGAGAGGTTGGAGGAGGCTGGTGGAGCCACTGCTGCCCAGATTGAGATGAACAAGAAACGTGAAGCTGAGTTCCAGAAGCTGCGCAGAGACCTTGAAGAGTCCACTCTGCAACACGAGGCCACCGCTGCTACACTGAGGAAAAAACATGCTGACAGTGTAGCTGATCTGGGAGAGCAGATCGACAACCTTCAGAGAGTGAAGCAGAAGCTGGAGAAAGAGAAGAGTGAACTCAGACTGGAACTGGATGATGTGGTGTCCAACATGGAGCAGCTTGCCAAGGCCAAG GCAAACCTGGAGAAAATGTGCAGGACCCTTGAGGACCAGATGTCAGAATACAGAACAAAATATGAAGAAGGACAACGCAGCATCAATGACTTTACCATGCAAAAAGCTAAGCTACAAACTGAGAACG GGGAGCTTTCTAGACAGCTTGAAGAGAAGGATTCCTTGGTCTCTCAGCTAACAAGAGGCAAGCAGTCGTACACCCAGCAGATTGAGGACCTCAAGAGACAACTAGAGGAGGAAGTCAAg GCTAAGAATGCCCTGGCTCATGCAGTTCAGTCTGCTCGTCATGATGCTGATCTGCTGAGGGAACAGTTTGAGGAGGAGCAGGAGGCCAAGGCTGAGCTGCAGCGTAGTCTGTCCAAGGCAAACTCTGAGGTGGCTCAGTGGAGAACCAAGTATGAAACTGATGCCATCCAGAGGACTGAGGAGCTGGAGGATGCTAA GAAGAAGCTGGCTCAGCGTTTGCAAGATGCAGAAGAAGCTGTGGAAGCTGTTAATGCTAAATGCTCCTCACTGGAGAAGACCAAACACAGACTGCAGAATGAGATTGAAGACCTCATGGTGGATGTGGAGAGATCCAATGCTGCTGCTGCAGCTCTGGACAAGAAGCAAAGAAACTTTGACAAG GTCCTAGCTGAATGGAAGCAGAAATACGAGGAGTCTCAGAGTGAGCTGGAAAGCTCCCAGAAGGAGGCCAGATCTCTGAGCACTGAACTGTTCAAACTGAAGAACTCTTATGAGGAGTCTCTGGATCATCTGGAGACCATgaagagagagaacaaaaacCTCCAAG AGGAGATTGCTGATCTCACTGAACAAATTGGTGAGAGTGGAAAGAGCATTCATGAACTAGAGAAAATTCGTAAGCAGCTGGAGCAGGAAAAGTCTGAAATTCAAGCAGCTCTGGAAGAGGCTGAG GGTTCTCTTGAACATGAAGAAGGTAAGATCCTGAGGGCCCAACTGGAGTTTAATCAGATCAAAGCAGAAATTGAACGTAAGCTGGCTGAGAAAGATGAAGAGATGGAGCAGTCCAAGAGGAACCAGCAGAGAGTGGTTGATACCCTTCAGAGCTCACTTGAATCAGAGACTCGCAGCAGGAATGAAGCTCTGAGACTGAAGAAGAAGATGGAGGGAGACCTCAATGAGATGGAGATTCAGCTCAGCCAGGCTAACAGACAGGCATCAGAAGCCCAGAAGCAACTCAAGGGTCTTCATGGACATCTCAAA GATGCCCAACTGCAGCTAGATGACGCTCTGCGCAGTAATGATGATCTCAAAGAGAACATCGCCATCGTGGATAGACGCAACAATCTGCTGCAGGCTGAACTGGACGAGCTGAGATCCCTGGTGGAACAGACTGAGAGAGGAAGGAAACTGGCTGAGCAGGAACTGCTGGACGTCAGTGAGAGAGTTCAGCTCCTGCATTCTCAG AACACCAGTCTGCTGAACCAGAAGAAGAAGCTGGAGGGAGATAATACTCAGCTCCAGACTGAGGTTGAGGAGGCAGTGCAGGAGTGCAGGAATGCTGAGGAAAAAGCCAAGAAGGCCATCACTGATGCTGCCATGATGGCAGAAGAGCTGAAGAAGGAGCAGGACACCAGTGCTCATCTGGAGCGCATGAAGAAGAACATGGAGCAGACCATCAAAGACCTGCAGCACCGTCTGGATGAAGCTGAGCAGATCGCCATGAAGGGAGGCAAGAAGCAGGTCCAGAAACTGGAAGCCAGG GTGAGAGAGCTTGAAAACGAGGTGGAGCTGGAACAGAGAAAGGCGAGCGAGTCTGTGAAAGGAGTCCGTAAATATGAGAGACGCATCAAGGAGCTCACCTACCAG ACTGAGGAGGATCGTAAGAATTTGAGTCGTCTGCAGGATCTGGTGGACAAACTGCAGCTGAAAGTCAAGTCCTACAAGAGAGCAGCTGAGGAGGCG GAGGAACAGGCCAATTCTAATCTGGGCAAGTTCCGTAAGCTGCAGCATGAGCTGGATGAGGCAGAGGAGAGGGCTGATATTGCTGAATCTCAGGTCAACAAGCTGAGAGCCAAGAGCAGAGACACTGGCTCTAAG AAAGGCCACGATGAAGAGTGA